A single genomic interval of Abditibacteriota bacterium harbors:
- a CDS encoding undecaprenyl-diphosphate phosphatase yields the protein MNNVQAGIIGVVEGVTEYLPVSSTGHIMLTQRLLGIDMEGQQREKAADAYAVCIQLGAIIAVLGLYPGRFKSILLGIMGKDKAGRRLLMNLLIAILPAAVAGLIFHNLIQKYLFGLWPIVIAWFAGGLLMLIISPRTSPDVVTGKELDEMDPISALWIGVIQCIAMWPGVSRSFSTIIGGIFTGYSVKASVEFSFLLGVITLGAATLYEGHKYIGDVFDIYGWLPPVLGCAIAFVSAVISIKWLVNYLNNHGMQLFGWYRIGIAFLSVCLMIFGVMK from the coding sequence ATGAACAATGTCCAGGCTGGCATCATAGGCGTAGTCGAAGGAGTCACCGAGTATCTGCCGGTCAGCTCCACGGGACACATCATGCTGACTCAGCGGCTGCTCGGTATAGACATGGAGGGCCAGCAACGGGAAAAAGCTGCGGACGCCTACGCCGTGTGCATCCAGCTGGGCGCTATCATCGCTGTTCTGGGTCTCTATCCCGGCAGGTTCAAAAGCATCCTGCTGGGCATCATGGGCAAGGACAAGGCAGGCCGCAGACTGCTCATGAACCTGCTTATCGCCATCCTGCCGGCGGCCGTGGCAGGTCTAATATTTCACAATCTCATCCAAAAATACCTGTTCGGCCTGTGGCCCATTGTGATAGCCTGGTTTGCCGGAGGCTTGCTGATGCTCATCATCAGTCCCCGCACTTCTCCCGACGTAGTCACAGGCAAGGAGCTTGACGAGATGGACCCCATATCCGCACTCTGGATAGGCGTCATTCAATGCATAGCCATGTGGCCCGGCGTAAGCCGCAGCTTCAGCACCATCATAGGCGGCATATTTACGGGCTACAGTGTCAAAGCCAGTGTGGAATTCAGCTTTTTGCTGGGTGTGATCACTCTCGGAGCCGCCACACTGTACGAAGGGCACAAATACATCGGCGACGTGTTTGACATATACGGCTGGCTCCCTCCGGTGCTGGGCTGCGCCATAGCTTTTGTATCGGCGGTCATATCCATCAAATGGCTGGTAAACTATCTGAACAATCACGGCATGCAGCTTTTTGGCTGGTACAGAATAGGCATAGCCTTCCTGTCTGTGTGTCTGATGATTTTCGGCGTAATGAAATAA